From one Perca flavescens isolate YP-PL-M2 chromosome 19, PFLA_1.0, whole genome shotgun sequence genomic stretch:
- the LOC114545780 gene encoding arfaptin-1: MMEEVTLRGGVAMAPGGVPEEEETPRRDANIYCNHTDNSLTPDAAEATPEAATEMEQTKDLPVMPQKPGPVVVQGNNKNPASEKLERVRKWSIATYKCTRQALSEKLGRGSRTVDLDLEPRLELLKDDRQRYDNVTKLAQTLANQLAQFSVTQKTLGDAFSDLSVKTPTLHVEFGVNAEAQKFLSKSGETLMAAINTFTSDMNTLVNKTIEDTMINAKQYEAARMEYDAYRVDLEELNLGPRDAITMPKLELAQKDFQSQREKYQRVRDGLSVKVKLLQENKVKVLHKQLWLLHSAVAAHSLSCQNFLEQNMRQAGEHLNTPSVDAPSWLEES; encoded by the exons GATGCAAACATTTACTGCAACCACACCGACAACAGTCTCACTCCCGATGCAGCTGAGGCTACGCCGGAGGCCGCCACGGAAATGGAGCAAACCAAAG ACCTCCCAGTGATGCCCCAGAAACCAGGACCTGTGGTCGTCCAGGGCAACAACAAGAACCCAGCCAGTGAGAAGCTGGAGAGAGTCCGCAAGTGGAGCATCGCCACCTATAAG TGCACCCGGCAGGCTCTGTCGGAGAAGCTCGGCCGAGGATCTCGTACGGTGGACCTGGACCTGGAGCCTCGCCTCGAGCTGCTCAAAGACGACCGACAACGCTACGACAACGTGACCAAGCTGGCTCAGACGCTGGCCAATCAGCTCGCTCAGTTCTCAGTCACCCAGAAGACACTGGGGGACGCCTTCAGCGACCTCAGCGTCAAAACGCCAACACTGCAC GTGGAGTTTGGTGTGAATGCAGAGGCTCAGAAGTTTCTGTCGAAGAGCGGCGAGACTCTGATGGCCGCCATTAACACCTTTACATCCGACATGAACACGCTGGTCAACAAAACCATCGAGGACACTATGATCAACGCCAAGCAGTACGAGGCTgccag GATGGAGTACGATGCGTACCGAGTGGACCTGGAGGAGTTGAACCTGGGGCCCCGGGACGCCATCACCATGCCCAAACTGGAGCTGGCCCAGAAGGACTTccagagccagagagagaaataCCAGCGGGTACGGGACGGCCTGTCCGTCAAAGTTAAGCTGCTGCAGGAGAACAAG GTTAAAGTCCTCCACAAGCAGTTGTGGCTGCTCCACAGCGCCGTCGCTGCCCACAGTTTATCGTGTCAAAACTTCCTGGAGCAGAACATGAGGCAGGCGGGCGAACACCTCAACACCCCCAGCGTAGATGCCCCCTCCTGGCTGGAGGAAAGTTGA